A stretch of the Sulfurimonas sp. HSL3-1 genome encodes the following:
- a CDS encoding c-type cytochrome translates to MNKLYILGALFIVILLGITWQMAGGILGGKDYMGALALLGAAATAIIAVVVVTKYIRQMQMDTASGELAEENWDGIGEYKNELPFGWAIIFAGLVIWAVWYFVAGYPVNAYSQIGEYNEEVATHDAEFNAKYADMDADTKVEMGNSVFIVQCAPCHGLAADGIDGKAANLNQRLEVTTVKYVIENGSNNQLLGTEMPMPDRNGLFNANTGALITDAEIDTVSKYVANGMKGAGADIFAGACAACHGADGMGQPYVAPSVAAFTPELVVNVLNHGKKGAIGAMPAFANLTDIQKEALGAYVTSLSK, encoded by the coding sequence ATGAATAAGCTGTATATTTTAGGTGCCCTGTTCATTGTGATCCTGCTGGGAATCACATGGCAGATGGCCGGGGGCATTCTCGGCGGCAAGGACTATATGGGTGCACTGGCGCTTCTGGGTGCGGCAGCAACGGCGATCATCGCGGTTGTTGTGGTTACCAAGTACATTCGCCAAATGCAGATGGACACCGCTTCTGGTGAACTGGCAGAAGAGAACTGGGACGGCATCGGCGAGTACAAGAACGAACTGCCGTTCGGCTGGGCGATCATCTTCGCCGGCCTGGTCATCTGGGCGGTCTGGTACTTTGTTGCCGGCTACCCGGTCAACGCCTATTCACAGATTGGTGAATACAATGAAGAAGTGGCAACGCATGACGCGGAATTCAACGCGAAATACGCTGACATGGACGCTGATACAAAAGTTGAGATGGGGAACTCGGTCTTTATCGTTCAGTGTGCTCCGTGTCACGGTCTCGCGGCAGACGGTATCGACGGCAAAGCGGCGAACCTGAACCAGCGTCTTGAAGTCACTACGGTCAAATACGTTATCGAGAACGGTTCTAACAACCAACTGCTCGGTACGGAAATGCCGATGCCGGATCGCAACGGCCTGTTCAATGCGAACACGGGTGCGCTGATCACGGATGCGGAGATCGACACGGTTTCCAAATACGTTGCTAACGGCATGAAAGGCGCTGGCGCTGATATCTTTGCCGGTGCATGTGCGGCATGCCACGGTGCGGACGGTATGGGTCAGCCTTACGTTGCGCCGAGCGTTGCAGCATTTACACCGGAACTGGTTGTCAATGTTCTGAACCACGGTAAGAAGGGTGCGATCGGTGCAATGCCGGCCTTTGCCAACCTGACCGACATTCAGAAAGAAGCGCTGGGTGCATACGTTACCAGCCTGAGCAAATAA
- a CDS encoding cytochrome c oxidase, cbb3-type, CcoQ subunit — protein MDVNTFSAYAYFFFTVFLVVVLYSYIYHLYSSEKKGRRNYEKYGDMALNDDITDNPVESVSENEETKKEEA, from the coding sequence GTGGATGTCAACACCTTTTCGGCGTATGCCTACTTCTTCTTTACGGTGTTCCTGGTGGTGGTGCTATATAGCTACATCTACCACCTCTATAGCAGCGAAAAGAAAGGGCGTCGCAACTACGAGAAGTATGGTGATATGGCGCTCAATGACGATATTACCGATAATCCGGTAGAAAGCGTCTCGGAAAACGAAGAGACGAAAAAAGAGGAGGCATAA
- a CDS encoding sulfite exporter TauE/SafE family protein: protein MTSIEWTAIITFALLGSIGHCIGMCGGFIVTYTTAKIKPRFSKTQSAFYHFLYNIGRITTYTLFGALFGYFGSFWDVSPLTRSIMYAVAGVMMILMGLSFAGKLKFLTSIEVPITNYSWFKRVFTAQLTSAMPMSFYILGILNGLFPCGLVYTMLVTATTTQSALYGAAVMAIFGLFTIPTLFSFAYVVGFFSQTKFRSVMIQLAAVTVIAFGGWTLMKAYLQFETWYNAPDNGLHNGISRGDTPPQRLEMIIKTIS from the coding sequence GTGACATCAATCGAGTGGACGGCTATTATCACCTTCGCCCTGCTGGGCTCTATCGGCCACTGCATCGGCATGTGCGGCGGCTTTATCGTTACCTACACAACCGCAAAGATCAAACCCCGCTTCTCCAAGACCCAGAGCGCTTTTTACCACTTCCTCTATAATATCGGGCGTATTACGACCTATACGCTCTTCGGTGCGCTGTTCGGGTATTTCGGATCGTTCTGGGACGTCAGCCCCCTGACGCGCTCCATCATGTATGCTGTGGCGGGGGTAATGATGATCCTGATGGGACTCTCTTTTGCCGGAAAGCTTAAATTTCTGACCTCCATCGAAGTGCCGATTACGAACTACAGCTGGTTCAAGCGGGTCTTTACGGCGCAGCTGACGTCGGCCATGCCAATGAGTTTCTATATTCTGGGGATTCTGAACGGCCTCTTCCCCTGCGGCCTGGTCTACACGATGCTCGTGACGGCGACAACGACGCAGTCGGCACTCTACGGCGCGGCGGTGATGGCGATCTTCGGGCTCTTTACGATCCCGACGCTCTTCTCCTTCGCCTACGTCGTCGGCTTCTTCTCCCAGACGAAATTCCGTAGCGTCATGATCCAGCTCGCCGCCGTGACGGTCATCGCGTTCGGCGGCTGGACACTGATGAAAGCATACCTGCAGTTCGAGACGTGGTACAATGCACCGGATAATGGTCTGCATAACGGGATTTCGCGGGGCGACACCCCTCCTCAGCGCCTTGAAATGATAATCAAAACTATAAGCTGA
- a CDS encoding DUF507 family protein → MKVTLAQIPHLANRVAVELARSGLVTMTQGMDPIVAEAKKILEESVKQEAALEARVKEIVNDNEDEIDFYQADDRQLFFMIKKKLAPEYGVILSYEDRFSDLAHKILDAIYEEDLMNYDVSENRLKNIIYDAITSFIADNDEIERAVNEKMKSFQKQLIPGTDEYELRFEKLYREELTRRGLV, encoded by the coding sequence ATGAAAGTGACACTCGCGCAGATACCGCATCTCGCCAACCGCGTCGCCGTCGAGCTGGCACGCAGCGGACTGGTGACGATGACGCAGGGGATGGACCCTATTGTCGCCGAAGCGAAAAAGATACTTGAAGAGAGCGTAAAGCAGGAAGCAGCCCTCGAAGCGCGCGTCAAGGAGATCGTCAACGACAACGAGGACGAGATCGACTTTTACCAGGCGGATGACCGCCAGCTCTTCTTTATGATCAAGAAGAAGCTTGCACCCGAATACGGGGTCATCCTCTCCTATGAAGACCGCTTTTCGGACCTGGCACACAAGATCCTCGATGCGATCTACGAAGAAGACCTGATGAACTACGACGTCAGCGAAAACCGGCTCAAGAACATCATCTATGACGCGATCACTTCCTTTATCGCGGACAACGACGAGATCGAGCGCGCGGTGAACGAGAAGATGAAGTCGTTCCAGAAACAGCTCATCCCGGGCACGGATGAGTATGAACTGCGGTTTGAAAAACTCTACCGCGAAGAGCTGACCCGGAGGGGGCTTGTATGA
- the ccoO gene encoding cytochrome-c oxidase, cbb3-type subunit II: MFHWLEKHPFFFAVAVFVTIAFAGLIENLPNFAEASQPTIGTKPYSTLELAGRHVYIKNSCNACHSQLIRPFKSETDRYGHYSLSGEYAYDRPFLWGSKRTGPDLMRVGNYRTTDWHENHMKDPAAIVPGSIMPAYRWMFKNLADIDTAYAEQVTVNKVFNVPYNKPIPMTDGGTATVKLAGSLDGAKADALAEAKMIAADMKDQDVKDMVANGQVPEIVALIAYLNSLK, translated from the coding sequence ATGTTTCACTGGTTAGAAAAGCATCCGTTCTTTTTTGCGGTAGCCGTTTTTGTCACAATTGCGTTTGCAGGTCTCATTGAGAATCTGCCGAACTTTGCGGAGGCTTCCCAGCCGACGATCGGTACGAAACCGTACTCGACGTTGGAATTGGCAGGCCGCCATGTTTATATCAAGAACAGCTGTAATGCATGTCACTCTCAGCTGATTCGTCCGTTTAAATCCGAGACAGACCGCTACGGTCACTACTCCCTCAGCGGTGAGTATGCGTATGACCGTCCGTTCCTCTGGGGTTCCAAACGTACCGGTCCGGACCTGATGCGTGTCGGTAACTACCGTACGACTGACTGGCACGAAAACCATATGAAAGATCCTGCAGCGATCGTTCCGGGTTCCATCATGCCGGCGTACCGCTGGATGTTCAAAAACCTGGCGGATATCGACACCGCTTATGCGGAGCAGGTCACGGTCAACAAGGTGTTCAACGTACCTTATAACAAGCCGATCCCGATGACAGACGGCGGTACGGCAACGGTCAAACTGGCCGGTTCACTTGACGGTGCGAAAGCCGATGCGCTTGCCGAGGCTAAGATGATTGCAGCAGACATGAAAGATCAGGATGTCAAAGATATGGTCGCCAACGGCCAGGTTCCTGAAATTGTTGCGCTGATTGCATATCTGAACAGCCTGAAGTAA
- a CDS encoding 3-dehydroquinate dehydratase encodes MTFPRGLAALILTLITSLSLHANFLYKDDVVHNDLFAKQIEAYGDELYAKTGIALYLVMLHDLEENQTIADLKNILADELQEPFVVLAFVEERKDVEIFAQPSSLYKDFNRKQVLSPNATFADALISAVMFARSWENYNEIMDNYGGTILPILGQKTKGVDTVKKYSVAMYNGYADIADQIAETRNVELSTSAGNEGKIFLDLLRLVFYGIILYALIIFIRNKMRKRKQTDEQ; translated from the coding sequence TTGACCTTTCCAAGAGGGCTGGCGGCCCTCATCCTCACGCTAATCACTTCCCTGAGTCTCCATGCGAATTTTTTATATAAAGACGATGTCGTCCACAACGATCTTTTTGCCAAGCAGATTGAAGCCTATGGTGACGAGCTCTACGCGAAAACCGGTATAGCGCTCTATCTGGTCATGTTGCACGATCTGGAGGAAAACCAGACGATTGCCGATCTGAAAAACATACTTGCTGACGAGCTTCAGGAGCCGTTTGTTGTTTTGGCTTTTGTTGAAGAGCGTAAAGATGTCGAGATTTTCGCACAACCGTCGTCATTATATAAGGATTTCAACCGCAAGCAGGTTCTCAGCCCCAACGCGACATTCGCAGATGCGCTGATCAGTGCCGTGATGTTCGCCCGCAGCTGGGAAAATTACAATGAAATCATGGACAACTACGGCGGTACGATCCTGCCGATTCTTGGCCAGAAAACGAAAGGCGTGGATACGGTCAAAAAGTACTCCGTCGCGATGTACAACGGCTATGCGGATATCGCAGACCAGATCGCCGAGACCCGCAACGTAGAGCTTAGTACTTCCGCAGGAAACGAAGGTAAGATATTTCTTGATCTTTTGCGTTTAGTCTTTTATGGCATCATTCTGTACGCACTTATAATCTTTATAAGAAACAAGATGAGAAAAAGGAAACAGACTGATGAGCAGTAA
- a CDS encoding DUF4006 family protein: MENTNRGVFALDGVTGMLIATVLLLGILVYLTMMALGAQQANADKFYKIENEKSIQMINKDNAAKRVLVN, translated from the coding sequence ATGGAGAATACAAATAGAGGTGTTTTCGCGCTTGACGGCGTCACCGGTATGCTCATCGCAACGGTCCTGCTCCTGGGCATCCTGGTCTATCTTACGATGATGGCACTGGGCGCACAGCAGGCCAACGCGGACAAGTTCTACAAAATCGAGAACGAGAAGTCGATCCAGATGATCAACAAAGATAACGCGGCAAAACGCGTTTTGGTTAACTAA
- a CDS encoding ABC transporter substrate-binding protein translates to MRLRAVLLVFLFLSLSLRAHEARNEHVVLQLQWLPQFQFAGYYVAKEKGFYADAGLDVEIRVMKPETDVEQEVLSGRAQYGTGRTSLLVKYESGAPLVAMAAIFQSSPMMLLVREDSGIRTIKDLRGKRVMMTSDVQTAASVQAMLRNAGMKEEDLVLIDHTFDPLSLEQNETDAMAAYSSNEPYVLAQRGIKTFAIDPKVSGFDFYNDILFTSQAELKQYPERVKRFYEASLKGWRYAFAHIDETGEMLFEKYNIQHKSLDALRFEGEALKTYALKDDTPLGDLSIERLKAIYQAYMLLGYIKGSRDIGAFVYHPERLRLTAEEQAWLGQHPILRVGVDPVWPPIEFMSRKGVYGGVSYGFMRRVAEKLGVRIEAAPKKSWQEVDEALNARELDVAAAIMAVPERHAYMNFTRPYLTLPMVIIGGESFQYVGDLTVLKGKRVAVVKDDAADIFLKRDFPQIQRIQTKNLPDALRMVAFGRADVAVDALAVASYVIAKEGLNNLRIVGQTPYDYEIAMGIRSDWPELQALMQRAIDSIGDEEREAIYRQWVPTVYKHQFDYALLWKILGVLAVIALLFGYKYIRLDELVRRRTRELTELNATLNERVEEAVGENRDKERLMIQQAKMATIGEMIESIAHQWRQPLNVMGIGIANLDLKRQLGKVDDEEVDRLIDIVHRQVDYMSQTIDDFRNFFKKDKQLETVRLRPLVDEVLGLVIPALEQKKIDVEVNVPERIEAELYPNELKQVILNLVSNAKDVLLQHGPEAKKIRITGEERNGDVLLFIADNGGGVPEEIMEKIFDPYFTTKFESQGTGIGLYMSKIITEKNLKGQIAVENRDGGAEFVIRLPKRQKRA, encoded by the coding sequence TTCGTGCGGTTTTGCTGGTGTTCCTGTTCTTGTCGCTGTCGCTGCGGGCGCATGAAGCGCGCAATGAGCACGTCGTGCTGCAGCTGCAGTGGCTGCCCCAGTTCCAGTTTGCCGGATACTATGTTGCCAAGGAAAAAGGGTTTTATGCCGACGCCGGCCTCGACGTCGAGATCCGCGTCATGAAACCGGAAACGGATGTGGAGCAGGAGGTGCTGAGCGGCCGGGCGCAGTATGGGACGGGAAGGACATCGCTCCTGGTCAAGTATGAGAGCGGTGCACCGCTTGTAGCGATGGCGGCCATTTTCCAAAGTTCGCCGATGATGCTTCTGGTGCGGGAGGATTCGGGCATCCGTACGATCAAGGACCTGCGCGGCAAGCGGGTAATGATGACCAGCGATGTCCAGACGGCGGCATCGGTCCAGGCGATGCTTCGCAATGCAGGCATGAAGGAAGAGGACCTCGTGCTCATTGACCATACCTTTGACCCGTTGTCGCTCGAGCAGAATGAAACGGATGCGATGGCGGCGTACTCCTCCAATGAGCCCTATGTCCTTGCGCAGCGCGGTATCAAGACCTTCGCGATCGATCCGAAAGTTTCGGGATTTGATTTTTACAACGACATTCTTTTCACCTCCCAGGCGGAACTGAAGCAGTATCCCGAACGCGTCAAACGCTTTTATGAGGCGAGTTTGAAAGGGTGGCGCTACGCCTTCGCCCATATCGATGAGACGGGGGAGATGCTTTTCGAGAAATACAACATTCAGCATAAAAGCCTTGATGCGCTGCGTTTCGAAGGGGAAGCCCTCAAGACGTACGCCCTGAAAGACGATACGCCGCTGGGGGATCTGAGCATCGAGCGCCTCAAAGCGATCTATCAGGCGTATATGCTGCTGGGGTACATTAAGGGCAGCCGGGATATCGGCGCCTTCGTCTATCACCCGGAGCGGCTGCGGCTTACGGCAGAGGAACAGGCGTGGCTCGGGCAGCATCCCATCCTCCGCGTCGGCGTGGACCCGGTGTGGCCGCCGATCGAGTTCATGTCGCGAAAGGGGGTGTACGGCGGGGTCTCTTACGGGTTTATGCGGCGTGTCGCGGAAAAACTGGGGGTGCGCATCGAAGCGGCGCCGAAAAAAAGCTGGCAGGAGGTCGACGAGGCGCTGAATGCGCGGGAGCTGGATGTCGCCGCCGCCATCATGGCCGTGCCGGAGCGGCACGCCTATATGAACTTTACCCGCCCCTACCTGACCCTGCCGATGGTGATCATCGGCGGCGAATCGTTCCAGTATGTCGGGGATCTGACGGTACTGAAGGGTAAGCGCGTTGCCGTGGTGAAGGATGATGCAGCCGATATCTTTTTAAAGCGCGATTTCCCACAGATCCAGCGGATCCAGACGAAAAATCTTCCCGACGCACTGCGGATGGTCGCCTTCGGACGGGCCGATGTCGCGGTGGATGCGCTGGCCGTCGCCAGCTACGTGATCGCGAAGGAGGGGTTGAACAACCTGCGTATCGTCGGACAGACGCCCTACGACTACGAGATCGCGATGGGTATCCGCAGCGACTGGCCCGAACTGCAGGCGCTGATGCAGCGCGCCATTGACAGTATCGGGGACGAGGAGCGCGAGGCGATTTACCGCCAGTGGGTACCGACGGTCTACAAACACCAGTTTGATTACGCCCTGCTGTGGAAGATACTGGGGGTCCTGGCCGTGATCGCGCTGCTGTTCGGCTACAAGTACATCCGTCTCGATGAACTTGTAAGACGCCGTACCCGTGAACTGACGGAGCTCAATGCCACGCTGAATGAGCGGGTCGAAGAGGCGGTGGGCGAAAACCGGGACAAAGAGCGGTTGATGATACAGCAGGCGAAAATGGCGACCATAGGGGAGATGATCGAATCCATCGCCCACCAGTGGCGTCAGCCGCTCAATGTCATGGGAATAGGCATTGCCAACCTCGACCTCAAACGTCAGCTGGGAAAGGTCGACGACGAGGAGGTCGACAGGCTGATCGATATCGTGCACCGCCAGGTGGACTACATGTCCCAGACCATCGACGACTTCCGCAACTTTTTCAAAAAAGACAAACAGCTCGAAACGGTCCGGCTGCGACCCCTGGTCGATGAGGTGCTCGGGCTGGTGATCCCCGCGTTGGAACAGAAGAAGATCGACGTGGAGGTTAATGTGCCGGAGCGGATCGAAGCGGAACTCTACCCCAACGAACTCAAGCAGGTGATCCTCAACCTTGTCAGCAACGCCAAAGACGTGCTCCTGCAGCACGGGCCCGAAGCGAAAAAGATCAGGATCACGGGAGAAGAGAGGAACGGGGATGTCCTGCTCTTTATCGCGGACAACGGCGGCGGCGTGCCGGAGGAGATCATGGAGAAGATCTTCGACCCCTATTTTACGACCAAGTTCGAGTCGCAGGGGACGGGGATAGGGCTCTATATGTCGAAAATCATTACGGAGAAAAACCTCAAAGGGCAGATTGCGGTCGAAAACAGGGACGGCGGCGCGGAGTTCGTCATCCGGTTGCCCAAAAGGCAGAAGAGGGCGTAA
- the ccoN gene encoding cytochrome-c oxidase, cbb3-type subunit I: MENRPLEYDYTIAKLWMFMTIVLGIVGMLIGVILAWELAFPSVNLIAGEGLAEFTNFSRLRPLHTDAVIFGFTVSGIMATWFYVGQRVLKVSMAESKFLMVTAKLQFALYLLAVVAIVGSLLLGITTSKEYAEFEWPIDILIVVIWVLFGIQIFGLIGIRREKSLYISVWYYIATFLGIAMLYLFNNMEVPTALVSGAGAWYHSVSMYAGTNDALVQWWYGHNAVAFGFTVPIVAMIYYFLPKESGQAVYSYKLSLLAFWGLMFVYLWAGGHHLLFSTVPDWMQTMGSVFSVVLILPSWGSAINMLLTMKGEWNQVATNPLIKFMVLASTFYMFSTLEGPIQAIKSVNALAHFTDWIVGHVHDGVLGWVSFMIIAALLHMAPRVYKREIYSKSLMNTQFWIQTLGVVLYFTSMWIAGITQGMMWRAHDEFGNLAYSFIDTVTVLHPYYTIRAVGGTLYFLGMFMWAWNMYKTATAGRRVEESELQSASPMAA; encoded by the coding sequence ATGGAAAATCGTCCATTGGAGTACGACTATACAATTGCCAAATTGTGGATGTTTATGACAATTGTATTGGGTATTGTCGGAATGCTGATCGGTGTCATCTTGGCATGGGAACTGGCATTTCCGAGTGTGAACCTGATTGCCGGGGAAGGGCTGGCTGAGTTTACGAACTTCAGCCGTCTGCGCCCGCTGCATACAGATGCAGTCATTTTCGGGTTTACGGTTAGCGGTATCATGGCGACGTGGTTCTACGTCGGCCAGCGTGTACTGAAGGTGTCTATGGCAGAATCGAAGTTCTTGATGGTAACAGCAAAACTTCAGTTCGCCCTCTATCTTCTCGCGGTCGTTGCGATCGTCGGTTCACTGCTTTTGGGAATCACGACGTCAAAAGAGTATGCAGAGTTTGAATGGCCGATCGACATTCTGATCGTTGTTATCTGGGTTCTGTTCGGTATTCAGATCTTCGGTCTCATCGGTATCCGCCGTGAGAAATCACTTTATATCTCTGTCTGGTACTACATCGCAACTTTCCTCGGTATCGCTATGCTTTACCTCTTCAACAATATGGAAGTTCCGACGGCGCTGGTCTCCGGTGCGGGTGCATGGTACCACTCTGTTTCCATGTATGCTGGTACGAATGACGCTCTTGTTCAGTGGTGGTACGGTCACAACGCCGTTGCCTTCGGGTTCACGGTTCCTATCGTTGCAATGATCTACTACTTCCTCCCGAAAGAGTCCGGCCAGGCGGTTTATTCCTATAAGCTCTCCCTGCTCGCATTCTGGGGTCTGATGTTCGTTTACCTCTGGGCCGGCGGTCACCACCTGCTCTTCTCTACGGTACCTGACTGGATGCAGACAATGGGTTCTGTCTTCTCTGTCGTCCTGATTCTGCCGTCTTGGGGTTCTGCGATCAACATGCTGCTTACTATGAAAGGTGAGTGGAACCAGGTTGCGACCAACCCGCTGATTAAGTTCATGGTTCTTGCGTCTACGTTCTACATGTTCTCTACGCTCGAAGGTCCGATCCAGGCGATCAAATCTGTTAACGCACTGGCGCACTTTACTGACTGGATTGTCGGTCACGTACACGACGGTGTTCTTGGTTGGGTCTCCTTCATGATCATTGCAGCACTCCTGCACATGGCACCGCGTGTTTATAAGCGCGAGATCTACTCCAAGTCTCTGATGAACACGCAGTTCTGGATCCAGACACTGGGTGTTGTCCTGTACTTTACTTCTATGTGGATTGCGGGTATTACGCAGGGTATGATGTGGCGTGCACACGATGAGTTCGGTAACCTCGCTTACTCTTTCATCGATACCGTTACAGTCCTGCACCCGTACTACACGATCCGTGCTGTAGGTGGTACACTCTACTTCCTCGGTATGTTCATGTGGGCATGGAATATGTACAAAACTGCGACTGCCGGCCGCCGTGTTGAAGAGAGCGAACTGCAAAGCGCTTCGCCGATGGCAGCGTAA
- a CDS encoding FixH family protein, giving the protein MSSNPGRKWPWIVVGGIMCVVGLSYWTVKKALDNPVQLSDLDMQDYRHFEHDANAIIRNKIAFDKKYELTYVTETFKADGAVVKFKLLTRDGTPVDDANVTLRLTRPGTHEYDMTVAMGTVEGGIYTFETVTLPKEGRWDILAQVNIGDDKRYLNLKADTRYPNVFEY; this is encoded by the coding sequence ATGAGCAGTAACCCCGGGAGAAAATGGCCTTGGATCGTTGTCGGAGGCATTATGTGTGTCGTGGGACTGAGCTACTGGACGGTGAAGAAAGCGCTTGACAATCCGGTACAGTTGAGCGATCTCGATATGCAGGACTACCGTCACTTTGAACATGATGCCAATGCGATCATCCGCAACAAAATCGCCTTTGACAAGAAGTATGAACTCACCTATGTGACGGAGACATTCAAAGCCGACGGCGCTGTCGTCAAGTTCAAGCTGCTGACACGCGACGGGACGCCCGTGGATGACGCGAATGTCACGCTGCGTCTGACCCGTCCGGGCACCCATGAGTATGACATGACCGTTGCCATGGGGACGGTCGAGGGCGGCATCTACACCTTCGAGACGGTCACGCTGCCCAAAGAGGGGCGTTGGGACATCCTCGCCCAGGTCAATATCGGTGACGACAAGCGTTACTTGAACCTCAAAGCCGATACCCGCTACCCCAACGTCTTCGAATACTGA
- the carA gene encoding glutamine-hydrolyzing carbamoyl-phosphate synthase small subunit, translating to MKTAWIYLENGTYFEAMSFGAETTAVGEIVFNTSMSGYQEIATDPSYAGQFVTFTMPEIGNVGANAEDMESTAAHAKGIIVRQYQPRYSNFRAEESLDALLKRHGVMGICDIDTRYLTKMLRTEGAMMMVASTEISDKAELKKVLENSPRIEEVNYIEQVSTKEAYKHTNGTYDAVNFRYNDAPETQARIVAMDFGVKRNILNELTQAGMAVEVVPNATSAETLIARYEAKEIDGVFLSNGPGDPLVLKKEQETIKQLIAHKVPMFGICLGHQLLSISHGYDTFKLRFGHHGGNHPVKNVKTGMVEITAQNHNYNVPENITEIASVTHTNLFDSTIEGLRYNDAPIFSVQHHPEASPGPKDSEYVFGEFLALMQR from the coding sequence ATGAAAACAGCATGGATCTATCTTGAGAACGGCACCTATTTCGAAGCAATGAGCTTCGGCGCCGAGACGACGGCGGTCGGCGAAATCGTCTTCAATACGTCGATGAGCGGCTACCAGGAGATCGCGACGGACCCCTCCTACGCCGGACAGTTCGTCACCTTCACGATGCCCGAGATCGGCAACGTCGGTGCGAATGCCGAAGATATGGAGAGCACGGCAGCCCATGCAAAAGGGATCATCGTACGCCAGTACCAGCCGCGCTACTCCAACTTCCGCGCCGAGGAGTCACTCGATGCGCTGTTGAAGCGCCACGGCGTCATGGGCATCTGCGATATCGACACCCGCTACCTCACGAAGATGCTGCGTACCGAAGGGGCGATGATGATGGTCGCCTCCACCGAGATCAGCGACAAGGCCGAACTCAAGAAGGTGCTGGAGAACTCCCCGCGCATCGAAGAGGTGAACTACATCGAGCAGGTCAGCACCAAAGAGGCCTACAAGCATACGAACGGCACCTATGACGCGGTTAATTTCCGCTACAACGACGCCCCCGAAACACAGGCGCGCATCGTCGCGATGGACTTCGGCGTCAAGCGCAACATCCTCAATGAACTGACCCAGGCGGGGATGGCCGTCGAAGTCGTGCCCAATGCAACCTCTGCCGAGACGCTGATCGCGCGCTACGAGGCCAAAGAGATCGACGGCGTTTTCCTCTCCAACGGGCCGGGGGATCCGCTGGTATTGAAAAAGGAGCAGGAGACGATCAAGCAGCTGATCGCGCACAAAGTGCCGATGTTCGGGATCTGCCTCGGGCATCAGCTGCTCTCCATCTCCCACGGTTATGACACCTTCAAGCTCCGGTTCGGCCACCACGGCGGCAACCACCCGGTGAAAAACGTCAAAACGGGCATGGTCGAGATCACGGCGCAGAACCATAACTATAACGTGCCCGAAAACATCACCGAGATCGCTTCGGTGACGCATACGAACCTCTTTGACAGCACGATCGAGGGGCTGCGCTACAACGACGCTCCGATCTTTTCGGTGCAGCACCACCCCGAAGCGAGCCCGGGACCGAAAGACAGCGAATACGTCTTCGGCGAATTCCTCGCGCTGATGCAGCGCTGA